One genomic window of Polaromonas sp. SP1 includes the following:
- a CDS encoding sulfite exporter TauE/SafE family protein, with protein sequence MNAAHIDSNTAAALTGPGHEVFILGVVVAVFLLAGLVKGVVGLGLPTLSMGLLASVMPPAHAAVILILPSFLTNAWQMWDGAALGRLVRRLWPLQLGVLAGTLWAPVSLVTLNANVASAGLGAALMVYAVLGLAAVSLSVPRRGERFSSGATGLITGAITAATGVFVFPAVPYLQALHLKKDELVQALGLSFTVSTVALFGRLALEGSFSADAVPGGWGWLAALPAALLGMAAGQMLRGRLDEKAFKRLFFTGLLAIGLYMVIGSAIRWLAG encoded by the coding sequence ATGAATGCAGCTCATATCGATTCAAACACGGCGGCTGCCCTCACGGGCCCGGGGCACGAAGTCTTCATTCTCGGAGTGGTGGTGGCAGTTTTCCTGCTGGCCGGCCTGGTCAAAGGGGTCGTCGGGCTGGGCTTGCCGACGCTTTCCATGGGTTTGCTGGCCAGCGTCATGCCGCCCGCCCACGCCGCCGTCATTTTGATCCTGCCTTCGTTCCTGACGAACGCCTGGCAGATGTGGGACGGGGCTGCCTTGGGCCGCCTGGTGAGGCGCCTCTGGCCTTTGCAATTGGGTGTGCTGGCCGGAACCTTGTGGGCGCCCGTCAGCCTTGTCACCCTCAACGCCAATGTGGCCTCGGCAGGTTTGGGCGCCGCCTTGATGGTGTATGCCGTTCTGGGGCTTGCCGCGGTTTCGCTGTCGGTGCCTCGCCGCGGTGAAAGGTTCTCGTCCGGCGCCACCGGCTTGATTACCGGCGCGATCACGGCTGCCACCGGGGTCTTTGTCTTTCCGGCTGTGCCTTACCTGCAGGCCCTGCATTTGAAGAAGGATGAGCTGGTGCAGGCGCTGGGGCTGTCGTTCACGGTGTCCACCGTCGCGCTCTTTGGCCGCCTGGCGCTCGAAGGTTCATTCTCGGCAGACGCCGTGCCCGGAGGTTGGGGCTGGCTGGCGGCTTTGCCTGCAGCGTTGCTGGGGATGGCGGCGGGCCAGATGCTGCGCGGGCGGCTGGATGAGAAAGCCTTCAAGCGTCTTTTCTTTACCGGTTTGCTGGCGATTGGCCTTTATATGGTGATCGGCAGCGCGATACGCTGGCTTGCGGGATAG
- a CDS encoding LysR family transcriptional regulator: MTASLRFDLVDLRLFLHVTDTGSITAGSKLSHLALASASARIRGMEDALGVALLERLRSGVKPTKAGLAVAHHARLVLQQLDRMHGEIDDYAGGMAGKVRLLSNTAAITDYLPEALAAFLNAHPAIDVELEERTSHAIVLQLLSQAGDLGIVADSTDTSQLETQPFRRDRLVLVASRQNIPGRSRHISFADALHHDFVGLGEDSAMQQHLDAQAGRLGLRMRTRIRLRSFEAVCRMVEAGVGVAVVPAIAAQRYAGAGRLRILKLDDAWADRELLVCARKFADLSAPALKLVDALCATGAGQAT, from the coding sequence GTGACTGCCAGCCTCCGCTTTGACCTTGTCGACCTTCGCCTCTTTCTTCACGTCACGGACACCGGCAGCATCACGGCGGGCAGCAAGCTCTCTCATCTGGCGCTGGCCTCGGCCAGCGCGCGCATACGCGGCATGGAAGACGCGTTGGGCGTTGCCTTGCTCGAACGGCTGCGCTCCGGCGTCAAGCCGACCAAGGCGGGCCTGGCCGTTGCCCACCATGCGCGGCTGGTGCTGCAGCAGCTGGATCGCATGCACGGCGAGATCGACGACTATGCCGGCGGCATGGCGGGCAAGGTCCGGCTGCTGTCCAACACCGCCGCCATCACCGACTACCTTCCCGAAGCGCTGGCGGCGTTCCTCAACGCGCATCCCGCCATCGATGTCGAGCTGGAAGAGCGCACCAGCCACGCCATCGTGCTGCAGCTGCTAAGCCAGGCGGGCGACCTGGGCATCGTGGCGGATTCCACCGATACCTCCCAGCTGGAAACCCAGCCCTTCCGCCGCGACCGGCTGGTGCTGGTGGCGTCACGGCAAAACATTCCCGGACGCTCGCGGCACATCTCGTTTGCGGACGCGTTGCACCATGATTTCGTCGGGCTGGGCGAAGACAGCGCGATGCAGCAACACCTGGACGCGCAGGCCGGGCGCCTCGGCCTGCGCATGCGCACACGCATCCGGCTGCGCAGTTTTGAGGCGGTGTGCCGGATGGTGGAGGCCGGCGTGGGTGTGGCCGTGGTGCCGGCGATTGCGGCGCAGCGCTATGCGGGAGCGGGCAGGTTACGTATCCTGAAACTCGACGATGCGTGGGCGGACCGTGAACTGCTGGTGTGCGCGCGGAAGTTTGCGGACCTGTCGGCGCCGGCGCTCAAGCTGGTAGACGCCCTGTGCGCCACCGGCGCGGGCCAGGCGACATGA
- a CDS encoding Crp/Fnr family transcriptional regulator, with product MTGQSMQIRARMPDAQELAGIHWLAELLPAERERAVASVRVGDANIGDYVCRVGKPVTYWFGVVEGLLKMSTDSAQGATMTFTGLPPGAWFGEGTVLKREPYRYNIQALRKTVVAGLPVEDFHWLLDHSIGFNRFVMNQLNERLGQFIVAREIDRMNNPDIRVARSLAALFNPVLYPGVGEILRITQQEMAYLVGLSRQRVNEALSTLQARGFIRIEYGGLRVLDLGALRSSVFSSKKELLPNTGKDL from the coding sequence ATGACCGGCCAGTCGATGCAGATCCGCGCCCGCATGCCCGATGCGCAGGAGCTGGCCGGCATTCACTGGCTGGCCGAGCTGCTGCCGGCCGAGCGCGAACGCGCCGTGGCCAGCGTGCGTGTGGGCGACGCCAACATCGGCGACTATGTGTGCCGCGTCGGCAAACCGGTGACCTACTGGTTCGGCGTGGTCGAGGGCCTGCTCAAGATGAGCACCGACAGCGCCCAGGGCGCGACCATGACGTTCACCGGCCTGCCGCCGGGCGCGTGGTTCGGCGAAGGCACGGTGCTCAAGCGCGAGCCCTACCGCTACAACATCCAGGCGCTGCGCAAGACAGTCGTCGCCGGGCTGCCGGTCGAAGATTTCCACTGGCTGCTCGACCACTCCATCGGCTTTAACCGCTTTGTGATGAACCAGCTCAATGAGCGGCTGGGCCAGTTCATCGTCGCGCGCGAGATCGACCGCATGAACAACCCCGACATCCGCGTGGCGCGCAGCCTGGCCGCGCTGTTCAACCCGGTGCTCTACCCCGGTGTGGGTGAAATCCTGCGCATCACGCAGCAGGAGATGGCCTACCTGGTGGGTCTGTCACGCCAGCGTGTGAACGAGGCCCTGAGCACACTGCAGGCGCGCGGCTTTATCCGCATCGAATACGGCGGCCTGCGTGTGCTGGACCTGGGCGCCCTGCGGTCCAGCGTTTTTTCAAGCAAAAAAGAGCTCTTGCCCAATACCGGAAAGGACTTGTAG